A DNA window from Pogona vitticeps strain Pit_001003342236 chromosome 2, PviZW2.1, whole genome shotgun sequence contains the following coding sequences:
- the LOC140704004 gene encoding LOW QUALITY PROTEIN: uncharacterized protein LOC140704004 (The sequence of the model RefSeq protein was modified relative to this genomic sequence to represent the inferred CDS: substituted 2 bases at 2 genomic stop codons): MAAQHTSGPREGRDPDVLKAGGLGTFWERTAQKVRVQIMDPQRRNPFVEIQSDFHEAEKPPFDNGKTPQRQESHQGNEESSSLVVCPTGSVKMATTSIPLSLPGDAAELNQGPVTFEEVAVYFTQEEWALLDPDQKALHQEVMEENWQTVSSLDVLVLSLLNLSFLLRDNWKKKNIYPESGKCFTDQLEVTRLQRIYSESESWLPEKPYTCIVCGKHFAMKIALVLHRRVHNGNKCFVGEMSGKCLNWTGHSVNPEREKPYKCQECGKCFAQNSHLWNHKTVHTGEKPYKCQGCGKCFAQKYHLVRHNRVHTGEKLYKCQECGKHFARKSGLLKHKTVHTGEKPYKCQKCGKCFAGNSSLMVHNKFHTGEKLHKCRECDKCFAHISQLANHTRVHTGEKPYECEECGKCFTRNSCLVIHKRVHTGEKPFKCQECGKCFAHYSVLLNHNRVHTGEKLYKCQECGKCFAHSSVLLNHKRVHTGEKPYKCPECGKCFAWNSSLLKHKKVHTGXKKKPYKCQECDKCFAQSSQLVNHNRIHTGEKPYKCQKCGKCFARNSDVLNHNRVHTGEKLFKCQECGIYFARNSYLLIHKIVHTGEKPYKCQECGKCFAWKSSLVKHNRVHTGEKPYKCQECGNCFSHSSQLLYHKRVHTGEKPYKCEECGKCFAENSHLVNHKRIHTGEKPYKCEECGKCFAENSTLTSHKKVHTGEKPYNCQDCGKCFARSTHLVNHKRVHTGEKPYKCQECGKCFALNSRLVSHKRIHTGEKPYKCEECGKCFVEYSTLTSHKRVHTGEKPYNCQECGKCFARSSQLVNHRRVHTGEKPYKCQDCGKCFAWYSSLVKHNTVHTGXKP; encoded by the exons ATGGCAGCCCAACACACATCTGGCCCCAGGGaaggaagagaccctgatgttctCAAGGCAGGAGGTCTTGGGACCTTCTGGGAAAGAACAGCACAGAAGGTACGAG TCCAAATAATGGATCCTCAGAGGAGAAATCCCTTCGTAGAAATCCAGTCGGATTTCCATGAAGCAGAGAAACCTCCTTTCGACAATGGAAAAACACCTCAAAGACAAGAAAGCCATCAAGGCAATGAGGAAAGTTCCAGTTTAGTAG TCTGTCCCACAGGGTCTGTGAAGATGGCAACAACAAGTATTCCTCTGTCTCTTCCTGGTGATGCAGCAGAACTCAATCAG GGtccagtgacctttgaggaggtggccgtgtacttcacccaggaggagtgggctcTACTGGATCCCGACCAGAAGGCCCTGCaccaggaagtcatggaggagaactggcaaaCGGTATCCTCTCTCG ATGTATTGGTTCTGTCTCTCCTGAATTTGTCCTTCCTCCTCAGAGataactggaagaagaaaaatatatatcccgAATCTGGAAAGTGTTTTACGGACCAATTAGAGGTGACCAGATTGCAGAGAATATATTCAGAGAGCGAAAGCTGGCTTCCAGAGAAGCCTTACACGTGCATTGTGtgtggaaaacattttgccaTGAAGATAGCACTGGTGCTTCACAGAAGGGTCCACAATGGAAATAAGTGCTTTGTCGGTGAAATGTCTGGGAAATGTTTAAATTGGACGGGACACTCTGTGAATCCTGaaagagagaaaccatacaaatgccaggagtgtgggaaatgttttgctcaaaattcACACCTTTGGAACCATAAGACAGTTcatacaggagaaaaaccttacaaatgccaggGGTGTGgtaaatgttttgctcaaaaatATCACCTTGTACGCCATAACAGGGTTCACACGGGTGAGAAactgtacaaatgccaggagtgtgggaaacattttgctaGAAAATCAGGCCTTTTGAAGCATAAGacagtccacacaggagaaaaaccatacaaatgccagaagtgcGGAAAATGTTTTGCTGGAAATTCAAGCCTTATGGTTCATAACAAatttcacacaggagagaaactgcATAAATGCCGTGagtgtgataaatgttttgctCACATTTCACAGCTTGCAAATCATacgagagtccacacaggagaaaaaccgtacGAATgcgaggaatgtgggaaatgttttactcggAATTCCTGCCTTGTGattcataagagagtccacacaggagaaaaaccattcaaatgccaggagtgtgggaaatgttttgctcactaTTCAGTCCTTTTGAATCATAACAGAGTCCACACGGGAGAAAAACTGtataaatgccaggaatgtgggaaatgttttgctcacagttcagtccttttgaatcataagagagttcacacaggagagaaaccatacaaatgcccagagtgtgggaaatgttttgcttggaattcaAGCCTTTTGAAGCATAAGAAAGTCCACACAGGATAGAA aaagaaaccatacaaatgccaagagtgtgataaatgttttgctcagagttCACAGCTTGTGAATCATAatagaatccacacaggagaaaaaccatacaaatgccagaagtgtggaaaatgttttgctcggaattCAGATGTTTTGAATCACAacagagtccacacaggagagaaactgtttaaatgccaggagtgtggaataTATTTTGCTCGGAATTCATACCTTTTGATCCATAAGatagtccacacaggagagaaaccatacaaatgccaggagtgtgggaaatgttttgcttggaaatCGAGCCTTGTGAAGCATAacagagttcacacaggagagaaaccatacaaatgccaggagtgtgggaactGTTTTTCTCATAGTTCACAGCTTCTGtatcataagagagtccacacaggagaaaaaccatacaaatgtgaggagtgtgggaaatgttttgctgagaACTCACACCTTGTGAAtcataagagaatccacacaggagagaaaccttacaaatgcgaggaatgtgggaaatgttttgctgagaATTCAACACTTACTAGTCATAagaaagtccacacaggagagaaaccgtacaactgccaggattgtgggaaatgttttgctcgaagTACACACCTTGTgaatcataagagagtccacacaggagaaaaaccatacaaatgtcaggagtgtgggaaatgttttgctctgaATTCACGCCTTGTGAGtcataagagaatccacacaggagagaaaccctacaaatgcgaggagtgtgggaaatgttttgttgaGTATTCAACACTTACTagtcataagagagtccacacaggagagaaaccatacaactgccaggagtgtgggaaatgttttgctcgaagTTCACAGCTTGTGAATCATAGGAGAGTTCACACAGgtgaaaaaccatacaaatgccaggactgtgggaaatgttttgcttggtaTTCAAGCCTTGTAAAACATAATACAGTCCACACAGGATAGAAACCTTAG